From Salmo salar chromosome ssa04, Ssal_v3.1, whole genome shotgun sequence, one genomic window encodes:
- the helt gene encoding hairy and enhancer of split-related protein helt: MASKMKDRKRTPISHKVIEKRRRDRINRCLNELGKTVPMARAKQNSGKLEKAEILEMTVQYLRALHSADFPRGREKGELLGEFANYFHYGYHECMKNLVHYLTTEERVETKDIKYARILAFLQSKSRVATEPVFGSLGTLPDQADYLCQLHSSPESLQSHSSNDSVFQQSPPGHFSWHSTARSPTISYPTVPLSAPTQQHHGGYLSPVQGLDHHYFNFFNGHPHANAFSLHSTQHTL; encoded by the exons ATGGCATCCAAGATGAAGGATCGCAAG AGAACTCCCATCTCCCATAAAGTGATAGAAAAAAGAAGACGGGATCGCATCAACCGCTGCCTAAACGAACTGGGGAAAACCGTGCCAATGGCGCGCGCGAAACAG AACTCTGGAAAGCTGGAGAAGGCCGAGATTCTGGAGATGACAGTTCAGTATCTACGAGCGCTCCACTCTGCAGACTTCCCCCGGGGCAGAGAAAAGG GTGAACTACTGGGGGAGTTCGCCAACTACTTCCACTACGGCTACCACGAGTGCATGAAGAACCTGGTGCACTACCTGACCACGGAGGAGAGGGTTGAGACCAAAGACATCAAGTACGCAAGGATCCTGGCCTTTCTTCAGTCCAAGTCCCGGGTCGCCACCGAGCCGGTGTTCGGCTCCCTGGGCACGTTGCCAGACCAGGCAGATTATCTGTGCCAGTTGCACTCCTCCCCGGAGTCACTCCAGAGCCACAGTTCCAACGACTCCGTGTTTCAGCAGAGCCCACCCGGACACTTCTCTTGGCACAGCACAGCGCGCAGCCCGACCATCTCGTACCCAACGGTGCCGCTTTCCGCGCCGACGCAACAGCACCATGGTGGCTACCTGTCACCAGTGCAAGGACTTGACCATCACTACTTCAACTTTTTTAACGGCCACCCGCACGCGAATGCGTTCAGTTTGCACAGTACGCAACATACGTTGTAA